Proteins from a single region of Antechinus flavipes isolate AdamAnt ecotype Samford, QLD, Australia chromosome 2, AdamAnt_v2, whole genome shotgun sequence:
- the KHNYN gene encoding protein KHNYN, producing MGLSCLSLSSSHPFRLGFATMLPSGVNPETTDRFTVGADAEGMVLKQRPQVERIFRVRLSVLEKVFESSPHIWMQLEGPQENVVRAKEYLKGLCNPEVWEEVSYPAALHCVFFGARGLFLDCLCWGTSAHMVPQAPGSLLLGGLIEAFVMAQSRMEDLVEQLRQDGLQGPLSRSSREQVTQAFKALVRNYGDEYSRALLDLPVSVQKWLLNLAEEARAGRGLPETPLGEERSSVLFGNGAWEDPIRKTLSKGRDVRDRSFPLGTSSVEQEEGREGVYAREEYLSSNSEERDSDRLWSMGEKDSRKTRELAGEKDWPTQKLSEQRNSQRAGSPKEGFPRQRNWERDGNGERKTWDREGYYGQKDCGKRRHGREEDQDRVRGLERKGLRREDMPDEGPQREGPRARDQFQSPHIVKTDFFLGANQPAAESCDHSPQRAGVGQQWRGTPRPLLPLSNGESSPPVGHDLLPGTQPTWHDSSKTGDRQPVELQGPESSKGSLGGTTGGNCEVTKTQRFLEVLKTPFSLNLTNVPGTAGLRHIIIDGSNIAMIHGLQSFFSCRGIALAVQYFWDRGHREITVFLPQWRFRKDANVEESHFLTKLQSLNLLSVTPSRIVDGKRITSYDDRYMIKLAEEKDGIIVSNDQFRDLSGESVKWAEIIRERLLPFTFVGNIFMVPDDPLGREGPTLDDFLKNPNGLQTSRGRSTGLREPPHNRLSRPGSRARSQVRSKAHPRPLPRPQSQPRPHTRGLTESEIQPKQKQKEEDEGISGLRRPRETEQLRHKLLEVFGGQDQKVDFILQQNPSTRDLNQLSEALLRLNF from the exons ATGGGGCTGTCCTGTCTgagcctctcttcctcccaccctttcaGGCTTGGCTTCGCAACTATGCTCCCCTCGGGGGTTAATCCTGAGACCACCGACCGCTTCACGGTGGGGGCGGACGCGGAGGGCATGGTGCTTAAACAGCGACCTCAGGTGGAACGCATCTTCCGAGTACGGCTGAGTGTCCTGGAGAAGGTCTTCGAGAGCAGCCCCCACATCTGGATGCAGCTGGAGGGGCCCCAGGAGAACGTGGTCCGAGCCAAG GAGTACCTGAAAGGCCTTTGCAATCCAGAGGTGTGGGAGGAAGTCAGCTACCCTGCAGCCCTGCACTGTGTCTTCTTCGGAGCCAGGGGCCTCTTCCTCGACTGCCTGTGTTGGGGTACCTCAGCTCACATGGTGCCCCAAGCCCCTGGCTCCCTGTTACTGGGAGGTCTGATTGAAGCCTTTGTCATGGCCCAGAGCAGGATGGAAGATCTTGTAGAGCAACTGAGGCAAGATGGTCTCCAGGGGCCACTGTCCAGGAGTTCCAGAGAACAAGTCACTCAGGCCTTCAAGGCCCTGGTTAGGAACTATGGGGATGAATACTCCAGGGCTCTCCTGGATTTGCCTGTATCCGTCCAGAAGTGGCTGTTAAACTTGGCAGAAGAGGCGCGTGCGGGGCGAGGGCTGCCAGAAACTCCCCTGGGGGAAGAGAGGAGTTCAGTTCTCTTTGGAAATGGTGCTTGGGAGGACCCTATCAGAAAGACTCTGAGCAAGGGCAGAGATGTCAGGGACAGGAGCTTCCCATTGGGCACCAGCTCTGTAGAGCAGGAAGAAGGCAGGGAAGGGGTTTATGCTAGAGAAGAGTATCTGTCTTCTAATTCTGAAGAGAGAGACTCAGATAGACTATGGTCCATGGGAGAAAAGGACTCCAGGAAGACCAGAGAACTGGCTGGGGAAAAGGACTGGCCTACACAGAAGCTCTCTGAGCAAAGAAACTCACAGAGAGCAGGGAGTCCCAAGGAGGGATTCCCTAGGCAGAGGAACTGGGAGAGAGATGGGAATGGGGAGAGGAAAACCTGGGACAGAGAAGGGTACTATGGGCAGAAGGACTGTGGAAAAAGGAGACATGGCAGGGAGGAGGACCAGGACAGAGTACGGGGTCTGGAAAGAAAGGGCTTGAGGAGAGAGGACATGCCTGATGAGGGGCCTCAAAGAGAAGGGCCCCGGGCCCGAGATCAGTTCCAAAGCCCACACATAGTCAAGACTGACTTTTTCCTGGGGGCCAACCAGCCTGCAGCTGAATCCTGTGACCATTCTCCTCAGAGAGCAGGGGTTGGCCAGCAGTGGAGAGGCACCCCAAgacctctccttcccctcagcaATGGAGAATCCTCACCTCCAGTGGGGCATGATCTTCTACCTGGGACCCAACCCACATGGCATGATTCTTCAAAGACTGGGGATAGGCAGCCGGTGGAACTTCAGGGGCCAGAGTCTTCAAAGGGCAGCTTAGGTGGCACCACTGGTGGCAACTGCGAGGTGACCAAAACCCAGCGCTTTCTGGAGGTCCTGAAGACCCCATTTTCCTTGAACCTCACTAATGTGCCTGGTACAGCAGGTCTTCGACATATTATTATCGATGGCAGCAATATAGCTATGAT CCACGGCCTCCAGTCTTTCTTCTCCTGCCGGGGCATTGCCTTAGCAGTGCAGTATTTCTGGGATCGGGGCCACCGGGAGATCACTGTCTTTTTGCCTCAGTGGCGCTTTAGGAAGGATGCCAACGTGGAAG AAAGTCATTTCCTGACTAAACTACAGTCCCTCAACCTGCTCTCTGTCACTCCTTCTCGAATTGTGGACGGGAAGAGGATTACCTCCTACGATGACAG GTATATGATAAAACTGGCAGAAGAAAAGGATGGTATCATTGTTTCCAATGACCAGTTCCGAGACTTGTCAGGtgaatctgtgaaatgggcagaaATCATCAGAGAGCG TCTGCTGCCTTTCACTTTTGTGGGAAACATCTTCATGGTCCCAGATGACCCACTGGGGCGTGAGGGCCCCACCCTGGATGATTTCCTCAAGAATCCAAATGG GCTACAGACTTCAAGGGGTCGCTCAACTGGTCTCCGAGAGCCTCCCCATAACCGACTTTCCCGACCTGGTTCCAGGGCCAGATCTCAAGTTCGATCTAAAGCCCACCCTCGACCACTACCTCGACCTCAATCTCAGCCTCGACCCCACACCAGGGGCCTGACAGAATCTGAAATTCAGCCAAAGCAGAAGCAAAAAGAGGAAGATGAGGGAATTAGTGGCTTACGAAGGCCAAGAGAGACTGAGCAGCTTCGGCACAAGCTGCTGGAGGTGTTTGGGGGACAGGACCAAAAGGTGGACTTTATCCTACAGCAGAACCCCTCTACTAGAGACCTCAACCAACTCTCAGAGGCCCTGCTCAGACTGAACTTCTGA
- the SDR39U1 gene encoding epimerase family protein SDR39U1 isoform X1, with amino-acid sequence MERGGPLRKRRGKIPERRRGRAQGKEEEPRQSRRREGEDPGALGGGAPCPGEGRSAFCPGGGTGFIGRALTHLLHSRGHEVTVVSRQPGANRITWNELTNFGLPPCEAVVNLAGENVLNPFRRWNEAYRKDLVNSRLDTTRKLATAIAKAKQPPQAWVLVTGIAYYQPSLTAEYDEDSPGGNFDFFSNLVSKWEAAAKLPGDTTRQVVVRSGAVLGRGGGAISHMLLPFRLGLGGPIGSGRQFFPWIHIEDMSRILVHAIENSHVNGILNGVSPASSTTNAEFAKALGAALHRPAFLPLPSPAVQAIFGRERAVMLLEGQKVIPRRTLASGYQYVFPELEAALKQAVS; translated from the exons ATGGAGAGGGGAGGGCCcttgaggaagaggagggggaagatacCGGAGCGAAGGAGAGGCCGGGCtcagggaaaggaggaggagccTAGGCAATCGAGAAGGCGGGAGGGGGAGGATCCCGGGGCTCTAGGGGGTGGGGCGCCGTGCCCCGGTGAAGGCCGGTCTGCTTTCTGTCCAGGCGGTGGAACGGGCTTCATCGGGCGGGCCCTGACTCACCTACTGCACTCCCGAGGACACGAGGTGACCGTGGTCTCCCGGCAGCCTGGTGCCAATCGCATCACTTGG AATGAGCTTACCAACTTTGGGTTGCCCCCCTGCGAAGCTGTGGTCAACTTGGCTGGGGAGAACGTCCTCAATCCCTTCCGAAG GTGGAATGAGGCCTACCGGAAGGACCTTGTCAACAGCCGTCTAGACACTACCCGCAAATTGGCTACAGCTATTGCCAAGGCCAAGCAGCCTCCCCAGGCCTGGGTCTTGGTTACAGGCATAG CTTATTACCAGCCCAGTCTGACGGCAGAATATGACGAGGACAGCCCTGGTGGAAACTTTGACTTCTTCTCAAATCTGGTGTCCAAATGGGAAGCAGCAGCCAAGCTCCCTGGGGATACCACACGTCAGGTTGTGGTCCGCTCTG GTGCTGTGCTGGGCCGTGGGGGTGGTGCCATCAGTCACATGCTGCTGCCCTTCCGCCTAGGCCTTGGTGGGCCTATTGGTTCAGGCCgacagttctttccctggatccACATTGAGGACATGTCGAGGATCTTGGTCCATGCCATAGAGAACAGCCATGTTAATGGTATCTTGAATGGGGTTTCTCCAGCATCCTCTACCACCAATGCTGAGTTTGCCAAAGCCTTGGGTGCTGCCCTGCACcgccctgccttccttcctctgcCTAGCCCTGCTGTCCAAGCAATCTTTGGTCGGGAACGTGCAGTTATGCTGCTAGAGGGTCAAAAAGTAATACCTCGAAGGACTCTAGCTAGTGGCTATCAATATGTCTTTCCAGAGCTGGAGGCTGCTCTGAAGCAAGCTGTGTCTTGA
- the SDR39U1 gene encoding epimerase family protein SDR39U1 isoform X2 — protein MKVLIGGGTGFIGRALTHLLHSRGHEVTVVSRQPGANRITWNELTNFGLPPCEAVVNLAGENVLNPFRRWNEAYRKDLVNSRLDTTRKLATAIAKAKQPPQAWVLVTGIAYYQPSLTAEYDEDSPGGNFDFFSNLVSKWEAAAKLPGDTTRQVVVRSGAVLGRGGGAISHMLLPFRLGLGGPIGSGRQFFPWIHIEDMSRILVHAIENSHVNGILNGVSPASSTTNAEFAKALGAALHRPAFLPLPSPAVQAIFGRERAVMLLEGQKVIPRRTLASGYQYVFPELEAALKQAVS, from the exons ATGAAGGTGCTCATAG GCGGTGGAACGGGCTTCATCGGGCGGGCCCTGACTCACCTACTGCACTCCCGAGGACACGAGGTGACCGTGGTCTCCCGGCAGCCTGGTGCCAATCGCATCACTTGG AATGAGCTTACCAACTTTGGGTTGCCCCCCTGCGAAGCTGTGGTCAACTTGGCTGGGGAGAACGTCCTCAATCCCTTCCGAAG GTGGAATGAGGCCTACCGGAAGGACCTTGTCAACAGCCGTCTAGACACTACCCGCAAATTGGCTACAGCTATTGCCAAGGCCAAGCAGCCTCCCCAGGCCTGGGTCTTGGTTACAGGCATAG CTTATTACCAGCCCAGTCTGACGGCAGAATATGACGAGGACAGCCCTGGTGGAAACTTTGACTTCTTCTCAAATCTGGTGTCCAAATGGGAAGCAGCAGCCAAGCTCCCTGGGGATACCACACGTCAGGTTGTGGTCCGCTCTG GTGCTGTGCTGGGCCGTGGGGGTGGTGCCATCAGTCACATGCTGCTGCCCTTCCGCCTAGGCCTTGGTGGGCCTATTGGTTCAGGCCgacagttctttccctggatccACATTGAGGACATGTCGAGGATCTTGGTCCATGCCATAGAGAACAGCCATGTTAATGGTATCTTGAATGGGGTTTCTCCAGCATCCTCTACCACCAATGCTGAGTTTGCCAAAGCCTTGGGTGCTGCCCTGCACcgccctgccttccttcctctgcCTAGCCCTGCTGTCCAAGCAATCTTTGGTCGGGAACGTGCAGTTATGCTGCTAGAGGGTCAAAAAGTAATACCTCGAAGGACTCTAGCTAGTGGCTATCAATATGTCTTTCCAGAGCTGGAGGCTGCTCTGAAGCAAGCTGTGTCTTGA
- the CBLN3 gene encoding cerebellin-3, producing the protein MFFLTLVLLAFGSGQTQEGTEPVLLEGECLVVCEPGRATTAGPGGAALGEAPPGKVAFAAVRSHHHEPAGETGNGTSGAIYFDQVLVNEGNGFDRASGSFIAPVRGVYSFRFHVVKVYNRQTVQVSLMLNTWPVISAFANDPDVTREAATSAVLLPLDPGDRVSLRLRRGNLLGGWKFSSFSGFLIFPL; encoded by the exons ATGTTTTTTCTGACACTTGTACTCCTGGCCTTTGGATCTGGACAGACACAGGAAGGGACAGAGCCTGTCCTGTTGGAAGGAGAGTGCCTTGTGGTATGTGAACCTGGCAGGGCAACCACAGCAGGTCCAGGTGGAGCGGCCCTGGGAGAGGCTCCCCCAGGGAAGGTGGCCTTTGCTGCTGTTCGCAGCCACCATCATGAACCAGCTGGAGAAACGGGCAACGGGACCAGTGGTGCCATCTATTTTGACCAG GTCTTGGTGAATGAAGGCAATGGCTTTGACCGAGCCTCAGGCTCCTTTATTGCCCCGGTTCGGGGTGTTTATAGCTTCCGGTTCCATGTGGTCAAGGTGTACAACCGCCAAACAGTCCAG GTAAGCCTGATGCTGAATACATGGCCTGTGATCTCAGCTTTTGCCAATGACCCTGATGTGACCCGAGAGGCAGCCACTAGTGCTGTGCTCTTGCCCCTGGACCCTGGGGACCGAGTGTCCCTGCGTCTGCGCCGGGGGAACCTACTTGGTGGTTGGAAGTTCTCCAGCTTCTCTGGCTTTCTGATCTTTCCTCTCTGA